One window of the Agrobacterium larrymoorei genome contains the following:
- the tssL gene encoding type VI secretion system protein TssL, long form, giving the protein MSDQKSSSWQDLPTVVEITEESRQRNQSSRNMAALLDDIIEPTDPVERSHGEKGALPIDSLLSNFRFGGEEVPTLVQSAAPLLNLAHVLRFSDVQPDPDHLRRACLEAITRYERDLASARISPERARAAHYVVCATVDDVILSKPWGVRAGWARSGLVSTFHNDVTGGDRVFDILDHFHQSPGANKDLLLLIYLCLSLAFEGRTRVSPKGALELARIRDSLYKTLIGQYGVFERELSPHWQGVEARHTPLKTMSALWTLLSILALAFALGYLFFTLSLNDASDATFERLAKLPPTQTPSVLIAAPPAPPEPPQAKEEAPKVAEAPPVIKPPEPTRLQKLMEFLEPEVQQKLVTLAEVNGRLRVRINNSGLFETGSAEVSPKFRDLIQRIGGALSAEKFRAVVIGYTDNVPIKTVQFPSNWHLSEARAKAVGDLLAQFTGQEAILTEGRADSDPIADNNTSEGREMNRRTEIMVLTNPDEKLSDAGILSPTITTTPGQQPGAQQ; this is encoded by the coding sequence ATGAGTGACCAAAAGTCCTCCTCATGGCAGGATCTGCCGACGGTGGTGGAAATTACCGAGGAAAGCCGTCAACGCAATCAGAGTTCTCGCAATATGGCGGCGTTGCTTGACGACATCATCGAGCCCACCGACCCGGTCGAGCGATCGCACGGCGAAAAGGGCGCATTGCCCATCGATTCTCTGCTGTCGAACTTCCGTTTCGGCGGAGAGGAGGTGCCGACGCTGGTGCAATCTGCCGCGCCGCTGCTCAACCTCGCCCACGTGCTTCGTTTCAGCGATGTGCAGCCGGATCCGGACCATCTACGCCGCGCTTGCCTCGAAGCCATTACGCGCTATGAACGCGACCTTGCGTCTGCTCGGATCAGCCCTGAACGTGCCAGAGCCGCCCACTATGTCGTCTGCGCCACTGTGGACGACGTGATCCTCAGCAAGCCCTGGGGTGTCAGGGCTGGTTGGGCGCGCTCAGGCCTCGTCTCCACCTTCCACAACGACGTGACGGGCGGCGATCGGGTCTTCGATATTCTGGATCATTTCCATCAGTCGCCTGGTGCCAACAAGGACCTGCTGCTGCTGATCTATCTGTGCCTTTCGCTTGCATTTGAAGGACGCACCCGTGTTTCTCCCAAAGGCGCACTGGAACTCGCCCGCATCCGGGACAGTCTCTATAAGACCCTGATCGGCCAATATGGCGTGTTCGAACGCGAACTTTCCCCCCACTGGCAGGGCGTAGAAGCGCGGCATACGCCCTTGAAAACCATGTCGGCGCTGTGGACCTTGCTGTCGATTTTGGCACTCGCCTTTGCACTTGGCTATCTCTTCTTCACGCTGTCACTCAACGACGCCTCCGATGCGACATTCGAGCGCCTTGCCAAGCTACCGCCAACCCAAACACCGAGCGTTCTGATTGCAGCACCGCCTGCCCCGCCCGAACCGCCTCAGGCTAAGGAGGAAGCACCGAAGGTCGCCGAAGCACCGCCAGTGATAAAGCCGCCTGAGCCAACTAGGCTTCAAAAGCTGATGGAGTTCCTCGAGCCGGAAGTCCAGCAGAAGCTGGTGACGCTGGCCGAAGTGAACGGACGTCTGAGAGTTCGCATCAACAATTCCGGCCTCTTCGAGACAGGCAGCGCCGAGGTGAGCCCGAAGTTCCGCGATCTGATCCAGCGCATCGGCGGGGCATTGTCGGCGGAGAAATTCCGCGCCGTGGTCATCGGCTACACGGATAATGTGCCAATCAAAACCGTTCAGTTCCCGTCCAACTGGCACCTGTCCGAAGCGCGCGCAAAAGCCGTCGGCGATCTTCTTGCCCAATTTACCGGCCAGGAAGCAATCCTGACCGAGGGACGCGCAGACAGCGATCCGATCGCGGACAACAATACGTCCGAGGGGCGGGAGATGAACCGCCGCACTGAAATCATGGTGCTGACCAATCCAGACGAGAAACTGAGCGACGCCGGCATTCTCTCGCCAACCATCACCACGACACCGGGACAGCAGCCAGGAGCCCAGCAATGA
- the tssK gene encoding type VI secretion system baseplate subunit TssK, whose protein sequence is MRHENRVAWSEGMFLRVQHFQQSDRWTERLVRNTTRNLSAYPWGVAEVGVDRSALAIGQFALSNIRGILPDGTPFEAPGDTDLPPPLELDETVKNATLYLALPARRPGKADMSSIPRPETNSVRFVASSYEATDANVDTDFVAPIDVGRLSLKFLKTGDDVSGYDLIGLARVVEVRSDRAVILDPDFIPPSLNCAASSRLNELMTELLGIVRHRAQAISERIGDPTIRGTAEVGDYFLLQILNRADPLLAHLAANATRMHPIRFYEECLQLAGELATFTTEKKRATDFLPYRHDDLKASFAAVFDDLRASLSAVLEQAAVAIELVERRHGVRVGTIHDRGLLRDAGFVLAVRADMPAEDIRRRLPAQIKVGPVERISELVNVALPGIPVRSLPVLPRQLPYRSGTIYFEIDTKAPLWKQLETSGAIALHLAGDFPGLEMEMWALRE, encoded by the coding sequence ATGAGGCATGAGAATCGCGTTGCCTGGAGCGAGGGAATGTTCCTTCGCGTTCAACATTTCCAGCAGTCCGATCGCTGGACCGAGCGATTGGTGCGCAACACGACGCGCAACCTTTCTGCCTATCCCTGGGGCGTCGCCGAAGTCGGCGTGGACCGCAGTGCGCTTGCGATCGGCCAGTTCGCGCTTTCGAATATCCGAGGGATACTACCTGACGGCACGCCGTTCGAAGCTCCGGGAGATACCGACCTTCCTCCTCCACTGGAATTGGACGAGACGGTCAAGAACGCCACCCTCTATCTGGCGCTTCCGGCCCGCCGACCCGGTAAGGCCGATATGTCGTCGATTCCGAGGCCTGAGACCAACAGTGTTCGTTTCGTCGCCTCGAGCTACGAGGCGACGGACGCCAATGTGGATACCGATTTCGTCGCGCCGATCGATGTCGGTCGCCTCAGCCTGAAATTCCTGAAGACCGGTGACGATGTCTCCGGCTATGATCTGATAGGACTGGCGCGCGTCGTCGAAGTGCGATCCGATCGTGCCGTCATTCTTGATCCAGATTTTATCCCGCCTAGCCTCAATTGCGCAGCGTCATCCCGCCTGAATGAGTTGATGACGGAGCTTCTCGGCATCGTTCGCCATCGCGCCCAGGCAATCTCCGAACGCATCGGCGACCCAACGATCCGTGGCACGGCGGAAGTCGGCGATTACTTTCTACTGCAAATCCTGAATCGCGCCGATCCGCTGCTGGCCCATCTTGCGGCTAACGCCACGCGTATGCATCCGATCCGCTTCTACGAAGAGTGCCTCCAGCTCGCCGGCGAGCTTGCCACCTTCACAACGGAGAAGAAGCGCGCCACGGATTTTCTGCCCTACCGCCATGACGATCTGAAAGCCAGTTTTGCCGCTGTCTTCGATGACCTGCGAGCATCGCTCTCTGCGGTACTCGAACAGGCCGCCGTCGCAATCGAGCTCGTCGAGCGTCGCCATGGCGTGCGGGTCGGAACGATCCACGACCGTGGGCTTCTCCGCGATGCAGGCTTCGTGCTTGCGGTGCGGGCCGACATGCCAGCCGAAGATATTCGCCGCCGGCTGCCGGCGCAGATCAAGGTCGGGCCGGTCGAGCGGATCTCGGAGCTGGTCAATGTTGCGTTGCCGGGTATTCCGGTACGCTCGCTGCCGGTCCTGCCACGCCAGCTCCCTTATCGCTCCGGTACCATCTATTTCGAAATCGATACCAAGGCACCCTTGTGGAAACAACTCGAGACATCCGGCGCAATCGCTCTGCATCTGGCAGGCGATTTCCCCGGACTTGAGATGGAAATGTGGGCGTTACGCGAATGA
- a CDS encoding FHA domain-containing protein translates to MKLVLKEKQPDGRFQPSRWTFEHGKRMLGRSNECDWQIVDGERRVSKLHCTLVREGQRFSIIDQSANGTMVDGRLLLEGQSAPLNNGSRIDIGSQTFEVAIMGEPDMDFGDPDQALRVSDEQLTISAILSDIAPAGRSASGVLGNAIANDDWPDDINHSVPKRGKSISRNVEIGWSGPPSPTGIGAILPDDWNEEPAESSRHEHTDALNTPVKVSRPVTQARDDFDTIFTEPDQVLGAEPVESVALPSNRALTELISQLEKAYADSLAALGIEDELDDHIEHASLAARLETLVRQQRLLSNSLDNLMRVSTQRLEPRLLEAKADLGNDLRAKIERKDWRGILSGPDYWAFYKRQFEENGRQLSVQQFLQRAALGEAMELDDTTSKKSQYQGVSKQDEA, encoded by the coding sequence ATGAAACTGGTGCTGAAGGAAAAGCAACCGGATGGCCGCTTCCAGCCGTCGCGCTGGACTTTCGAACACGGCAAGCGCATGCTTGGCCGATCCAACGAATGCGACTGGCAAATCGTTGATGGCGAACGGCGCGTCTCCAAGCTTCACTGCACCCTAGTGCGCGAGGGGCAGCGCTTCTCCATCATCGATCAGAGCGCGAATGGCACAATGGTCGATGGTCGATTGCTGCTCGAAGGTCAATCGGCGCCCTTAAACAACGGCTCGCGGATCGATATCGGCAGCCAAACCTTCGAAGTCGCCATCATGGGCGAACCGGATATGGATTTCGGCGATCCTGACCAGGCGTTGAGGGTCAGCGACGAGCAATTGACCATCTCCGCCATTCTTTCCGATATCGCCCCAGCCGGACGCTCGGCCAGCGGAGTGCTTGGTAACGCTATCGCCAATGACGACTGGCCGGATGACATCAATCACAGCGTCCCCAAAAGGGGGAAATCGATCTCCCGCAATGTGGAGATCGGCTGGAGCGGGCCACCCTCGCCCACGGGCATTGGAGCCATCCTGCCAGACGATTGGAACGAAGAGCCAGCGGAAAGCAGCAGGCACGAGCATACGGATGCCCTGAACACTCCAGTCAAGGTCTCACGGCCCGTCACCCAAGCGCGTGACGACTTCGACACCATTTTTACCGAGCCTGATCAGGTGCTCGGTGCCGAACCCGTGGAGTCCGTTGCCTTACCGTCAAACAGGGCTCTCACTGAACTCATTTCCCAACTGGAGAAGGCGTATGCAGACAGCCTCGCAGCCCTCGGCATTGAGGATGAGTTGGATGACCATATTGAACATGCCAGTCTGGCTGCCCGGCTTGAGACACTGGTGCGACAACAGAGACTTCTTTCAAACTCACTGGACAATCTGATGCGTGTCTCCACGCAAAGGCTCGAACCGAGATTGTTGGAGGCGAAAGCCGATCTCGGCAACGATCTACGCGCGAAGATCGAGCGCAAAGACTGGCGAGGCATTCTTTCCGGGCCAGACTATTGGGCCTTCTACAAAAGGCAATTCGAAGAAAACGGACGCCAGTTGTCGGTCCAGCAATTCCTACAGCGCGCCGCGCTTGGAGAGGCCATGGAGCTGGACGATACGACGAGCAAAAAATCACAGTATCAGGGGGTGAGCAAGCAAGATGAGGCATGA
- the tssG gene encoding type VI secretion system baseplate subunit TssG: MQTQAESLKQKQEVLLSRDPGRFDPPTAFRVAQHIADGEKLTVGAHGGTSPITAFVGGFRKKGADADLRSALAPIVGPLGSLPPAYNELLQREERNRSKALASFFNLFATRFTELFVSATEKYRLARGLRWSDNQKATAFRRTLLSLTGFGTMGTAQQAGVKQDVLLRFSGLLANRTRNATGLTSMLCEFTGLPVKVKQFRRRWVSIPSHEQSQLGQHGGLLLGQNTTAGSSIEDFAGGFRIVIGPVGYADYLALSPGSHRLSEIFALTRLFTGSALEFDVQVILRKEDIPFCQLGQTDTPARLGWNSWARVAPADKDSADAIVTEREGSALGRLGAKA, encoded by the coding sequence ATGCAAACCCAAGCAGAAAGCCTTAAGCAAAAACAGGAAGTGCTCCTCAGCCGCGATCCCGGTCGTTTCGATCCACCAACGGCGTTTCGTGTGGCACAGCACATCGCCGACGGCGAGAAACTGACTGTCGGCGCGCACGGCGGGACGAGCCCTATCACGGCTTTCGTCGGTGGCTTCCGCAAAAAGGGTGCGGATGCGGACCTGCGCTCCGCACTTGCTCCTATCGTCGGACCGCTCGGCTCATTGCCTCCCGCCTATAACGAACTCCTTCAGCGAGAAGAGCGCAATCGGTCCAAGGCGCTTGCCAGCTTCTTCAACCTGTTTGCTACTCGTTTCACTGAACTATTTGTTTCTGCGACGGAAAAATACCGGCTGGCACGCGGACTTCGCTGGTCGGACAATCAGAAAGCAACTGCATTTCGCAGGACGCTATTGTCCCTGACGGGCTTCGGCACAATGGGTACCGCACAACAAGCCGGCGTGAAGCAGGATGTGCTGCTTCGCTTCAGCGGCCTGCTTGCTAACCGCACCAGAAATGCAACGGGGCTTACCTCGATGCTTTGTGAGTTCACGGGCCTACCTGTTAAGGTCAAACAGTTCCGGCGCCGGTGGGTATCGATCCCAAGCCATGAGCAGAGCCAGTTGGGCCAGCACGGCGGGCTCCTTTTGGGGCAAAACACGACAGCCGGAAGCAGCATTGAGGACTTTGCCGGTGGTTTCCGGATCGTCATCGGACCGGTCGGCTACGCCGATTATCTGGCGCTATCGCCCGGCTCCCACCGTCTCTCGGAGATCTTCGCGTTGACTCGGCTTTTCACCGGCAGCGCACTCGAATTCGATGTGCAGGTGATCCTGAGAAAAGAAGATATCCCCTTTTGTCAGCTCGGCCAGACAGACACGCCCGCACGGCTTGGCTGGAATAGCTGGGCGCGCGTAGCACCTGCGGACAAAGACAGCGCGGATGCGATCGTAACCGAACGCGAGGGTAGTGCGCTCGGTCGCTTGGGGGCTAAAGCATGA